TCTTCGGTGATCACGAACTCGTTGCCGGTGGTGGTCACGAAGATGTCGCCGCGCGGGGCGGCCTTGGCCATGGGGATGACCTCATAGCCTTCCATCGCCGCCTGCAAGGCGCAGATGGGGTCGATCTCGGTGATGATCACACGAGCGCCCTGGCCCTTCATGGCCTGCGCGCAACCCTTGCCCACGTCGCCGTAGCCGGCCACGACCACGATCTTGCCCGAAAGCATGACGTCGGTGGCGCGCATGATGCCGTCCGGCAGCGAGTGGCGGCAGCCGTAGAGGTTGTCGAACTTGGACTTGGTGACCGAGTCGTTGACGTTGATGCAGGGGAACAACAGTTCGCCCTTGGCGGCCATCTGGTACAGGCGGTGCACGCCGGTGGTGGTCTCTTCGGAGACGCCCTTGATGTTCTTGGCGCATTCGGCGAAGAAACCAGGGCGTTCCTTGATGGCGGTCTTCACCTGGGCGTACAGAATGCGGCCTTCTTCATGGCCGGGATCCACGTCCAGGAAGGAGGCGTCCTTTTCGGCGCGCAGGCCAAGGTGGACAAAAAGCGTCAAGTCGCCGCCATCGTCCAGGATCATGTTGGGGGTGCCGTTGTCGGCCCACTGCAGGACCTTCCAGGAGTAGTCCCAGTATTCTTCCAGGGATTCGCCCTTGACGGCGAACACGGGGATGCCGTGGTCGGCGATGGCCGCGGCGGCGTGGTCCTGGGTGCTGAAGATGTTGCAGGAGCACCAGCGGATGTCGGCGCCGAGGTCCTTGAGGGTCTCGATCAGCACGGCCGTCTGGATGGTCATGTGCAAGGAGCCGGCGATGCGGGCGCCCTTGAGGGGCTGGGAGGCCTTGAATTCCTCGCGGGTGGCCACCAGGCCGGGCATTTCGGTTTCGGCGAGGTCGATTTCCTTGCGTCCGAATCCGGCCAGGGCCAGGTCGCGCACGAGATAATCGGGCTTGCCGTTGGCCACGGGGGCCTTTCCAAAGGTGGTCACGTTGTCGAGCATGGCTTCTCCTGTGCCTGGTGGGTGGTCCGGTGCCGAGCAGTCGGCGATGACTCTCTCCAATATATCATTTGATCGTGATGCGTTGATGCGTTTTTCATCAGGACTCCCTCGAGCCGGACGCTTGCTTGTTTCTAAAATTGCCCTCACGTGGCGAACCACTCCCTCTATCCCGTGCCATCCGTGGGATTCGTCTCCCGGCCAGGAGCCAAACCTCACATGAGTGAAGCCAATCCCTATCAAGCCTCGGACATCGCCTCCCAGCCAGCCAGCCAGGGCTCCATGCCAGGGCTGCCAAAAACCTTGGCTTCCTTGGGTTCCCGGTTCGGCGCTGCCCTGATCGATGGCCTGATCCTGATTGCCTTCATGGTCCCAGGCATGCTCTTCATCGGGTGGGGACGCGTCGGACAAGGCGATCTTTCCACGGTGGTGTTGCACCGACTGTTTCTTCTGGCCTGTACGGCACCCTATTATCTGATCAATGGCTACTTGGTGGGATTGACGGGACAGACCATCGGGAAAAGGGTTTTCGGGATCCAAATCCGCAGACTCGATGGGTCATTGCCCTCCGCGGCGGAGTGGTTCTACAAGCGGAATCTACCGCTATTGCTCGTGAACCAACTCCCCGTGGCCGGAGGGTGGATCGTTTTCGCAAGCTATCTGATGATTTTCGATTCCCGGCGCAGATGTGGTCACGATTGGATCGCCGGAACGTGCGTGGTGAAACTCTAGCGGATCACGGGATGGAAACTCAAATACACGCAATGGACCAACGCGCCTCCCGGAAACGACGAGTCTTGGCGGCGATGGTCGACGGGGTGTTCGTGTTGGCCTTCCTGGTCCCGGGTATCCTTCACTTGGGTTGGGAGGAGTTTCTGGATCCCCACCACCACCTCGGCTGGACCGACACCCTGCTGCTGTGGGCTTGGGACGTGCCCCCGTTCGCGATTCGCGGGACGATGATCCATTACCGCGGGCAGACCCCCGGCAAATGGTTGGCGGGCATCAAGATCGTGCGTCGCGATGGATCTGCCTTGACTTGGCAGAGGTGGCTCACGCATCGGACTCTCCCCTTCGAGCTGGGAAGCATGGTTCCTTTCGTGGGAGGATTTGTCGCCTTGGTGGATTTCCTATGGCTGCTCGGCAAGGAAAAACGCTGCCTCCACGACATCCTCGCCGACACCAAGGTGGTCAAGGCATGAGATCGTTCGCATCTTGTCATCCAGACCCCACATGAGCACCGACCTGCCTCCCATCGACGGCCGCATGGACCGCCTCACACCAGAAGGAATCACCCTCTCCCTTCTGCCGGTCGGTCCTGCGCCGCGTTTGTGGGCGTACCTGATCGATCAATGCGTGGTCCTGGGGTTGATTTTCCTCCTGGCCTTGGTTCTTGCCAGCAACGACGCCGGGCAGGGTGTCTGGCTGCTCTCGTTGTTTTTTCTGTGGTGGGGTTACCCCATCGTCTGGGAGGCCTTCGGTGGACGCACCCCCGGCAAGCGCGCCCTGAAACTTCGCGTGGTACGCGTGGATGGACAGCCGATCGGCTGGAAGGAGGCATTCCTGCGCGGACTCCTGCTGACGGCGGATTTTCTGCCCTTCCTGTTTCTGACAGGTCTCGTCTGCATGCTCTTCGTTCCGGGGTTCCGCAGGATCGGCGACCTGGCCGCGGGAACGGTGGTCATCCAGGACGAGGTTGTCGCGGAGCCCTCGGTCCCTCGCCTGTTGGATCCGGAATCCTCCCCCATTCCGCTTTTGGCCCATGAACAGCGCGCCCTGATGGATCTGGCGGAGCGCTCCGACCACATCTCCACGGAGCGCCTGGAAGAATTGGGCGACATCGCGTCCCCGTACACGGGGCTGCGCGGCAAGGCATCCGTGAACCGGCTGCGGAGCATCGCGGCGGGGTTGCTCAAATGAAGCAACGCACCTTCGAGAAAATCCACAAGTCCCTGTGGGAACAGAGCGAAGAACTGGTGGAGGGCGGAGGGATCGCCGACCCCTTGAAGCTTCCCTCCTTGCACCGGCGCTTGTGCCATTCGCTTTCCCTGGCGCGCAGCCGAGGGTACGCGCCCTCGCTGGTCCAACGACTCCACCATCTGGCCAATCGATCCCACGCCCGTTTCTACGGAACGGCAACCGAAGCGCCCGCCGTGCTGCGCACCTGGATCTCCTCGGAGTTCCCGCGCCGGGTGCGGTCCATGTGGCCTTACCTGCTGGCATCGCTCGTGGCCTTTCTGGGGCCCGCGCTGGTTGCCGGGATCGCCGTGCACCTGAATCCTTCGCTTTCCGATTCGATCTTGGGACCGGGGGCCACCGAACACATGAAATCGATGTTCGCGCCAGGCAGCGAGCGCATCGGCAGGGAAGGAGCGGAAAACGACCTGCAAATGTTCGGGTTCTACATCTGGAACAACGTGTCCATCCTGTTTCGCACCATGGCCACCGGAGTGTTCCTGGGGGTCCCGTCCCTTCTGGCCATCGGTTTCAACGGCACGCATCTGGGAGCCGTGTTTTCCGTGATGCTGGATTCACCTGCCAACCGCGCACCGTTTTTCACTTTCGTGGCCACCCATTCCGCCTTGGAGCTGACCGCGATCGTCGTGGGAGGCGCCGCGGCCTTGCGGCTCGGCTGGGCCATCCTGAGATCCGGCCGACGCTCCCGGATGGACAGTTTCCGGCATGCATCGGCGGAATCATTGCCCGTGATGGGAGGGGCGTCCCTGATGATGGCCGGCGCCGCGTTCCTCGAGGCGTTCTGGTCGGCCAACGCCACCATCGATCCTTCCGTGCGCATCGGAGTCGGAATCTGTCTATGGGCCTTGGTGCTGGCGTACTTCGCGCTGGCGGGGAGGTTCCGTGCGGCTTGAAGACCTCCAAGTGGATCTGCAGCCTCGCGCTCCGCGCCAGGCCCTGGACCTGGGGACCTGGATCCTGGCTCGCCACGCGACCAAGGTGTGGGCGGCGTGGGCCGTGGCGTGGCTTCCCATCGCGATGGTCGCGATGGCGATGTGCGTTCTTCCGTACGGTGCGACCTTCGCGGGAATCTTCCTCTGGTGGATCCGTCCGTTGCCCGAACGCGTTGTGATCGCCGTCTTGGCGCACGGAACCTTCGGGCAACCCCTCACGGTGCGTGAAACCCTCCGCAACGTGCGAGGCCACGGCCTTTCCGGGATGGCCCGTTTCCTGACCTGGGCACGGCCTCTGGGCGCGGGAAGATGCCTGTTCCAGCCCGTGTGGCAGCTGGAAGGAGCGGATGCGGATCTGGCCGGCCGACGCTCCAACAGCCTCGGACTCGATGGAGCGTCGCGTTCGGCCTTCCTCTGGGGCATCGCCTGTTCGCATTTCGAATTCGTGCTGATGTTCGGGATCGTGGCCTTGATCGGGATGTTCCTGCCCTCCGAAGATGTGGTCAATCCGTTCGCGTTGATCGAGCTCTACAAGGAGGACGAATCCAATGCCCTTCTGGGCATGATCTACATCGGAGCCTACGCGCTGGCGATCGGCGTGGTCGCCCCGTTCTACGCGGCGGGAGGGTTCAGCCTGTACCTTTCCCGCCGGTCCCAATTGGAGGCCTGGGACATCGAGCTGGTGTTGCGTCGACTGGTCGGTCGGTTGGGCAAGCTCGCCGCGCCCCTGGCCTTGGCCCTGGCGCTGGTCCCCACCACTCTTTATGCCGAGAGCTGTCCGGACTCCCTGGCCGCGAAGATCAAATGGCCGATCCATATGGCCCCCACCGACTCGCAGGACAGCTTGGTCCAGCGGCGTGTGGATTCGCTGTTCG
This DNA window, taken from Fibrobacterota bacterium, encodes the following:
- a CDS encoding adenosylhomocysteinase, which translates into the protein MLDNVTTFGKAPVANGKPDYLVRDLALAGFGRKEIDLAETEMPGLVATREEFKASQPLKGARIAGSLHMTIQTAVLIETLKDLGADIRWCSCNIFSTQDHAAAAIADHGIPVFAVKGESLEEYWDYSWKVLQWADNGTPNMILDDGGDLTLFVHLGLRAEKDASFLDVDPGHEEGRILYAQVKTAIKERPGFFAECAKNIKGVSEETTTGVHRLYQMAAKGELLFPCINVNDSVTKSKFDNLYGCRHSLPDGIMRATDVMLSGKIVVVAGYGDVGKGCAQAMKGQGARVIITEIDPICALQAAMEGYEVIPMAKAAPRGDIFVTTTGNEFVITEEHMNAMKHRAIVCNIGHFDSEIEIAKIKKHKWVEIKPQVHEVIWPEGKSIIVLAEGRLVNLGCATGHPSFVMSASFTNQTIAQIDLWLASQGKPTLSGVATYEKGKVYVLPKKLDEKVARLHLAKLGVELEVLTDSQAKYLDIPKEGPYKADHYRY
- a CDS encoding RDD family protein, yielding MSEANPYQASDIASQPASQGSMPGLPKTLASLGSRFGAALIDGLILIAFMVPGMLFIGWGRVGQGDLSTVVLHRLFLLACTAPYYLINGYLVGLTGQTIGKRVFGIQIRRLDGSLPSAAEWFYKRNLPLLLVNQLPVAGGWIVFASYLMIFDSRRRCGHDWIAGTCVVKL
- a CDS encoding RDD family protein, with amino-acid sequence MDQRASRKRRVLAAMVDGVFVLAFLVPGILHLGWEEFLDPHHHLGWTDTLLLWAWDVPPFAIRGTMIHYRGQTPGKWLAGIKIVRRDGSALTWQRWLTHRTLPFELGSMVPFVGGFVALVDFLWLLGKEKRCLHDILADTKVVKA
- a CDS encoding RDD family protein, with protein sequence MSSRPHMSTDLPPIDGRMDRLTPEGITLSLLPVGPAPRLWAYLIDQCVVLGLIFLLALVLASNDAGQGVWLLSLFFLWWGYPIVWEAFGGRTPGKRALKLRVVRVDGQPIGWKEAFLRGLLLTADFLPFLFLTGLVCMLFVPGFRRIGDLAAGTVVIQDEVVAEPSVPRLLDPESSPIPLLAHEQRALMDLAERSDHISTERLEELGDIASPYTGLRGKASVNRLRSIAAGLLK
- a CDS encoding stage II sporulation protein M, translated to MKQRTFEKIHKSLWEQSEELVEGGGIADPLKLPSLHRRLCHSLSLARSRGYAPSLVQRLHHLANRSHARFYGTATEAPAVLRTWISSEFPRRVRSMWPYLLASLVAFLGPALVAGIAVHLNPSLSDSILGPGATEHMKSMFAPGSERIGREGAENDLQMFGFYIWNNVSILFRTMATGVFLGVPSLLAIGFNGTHLGAVFSVMLDSPANRAPFFTFVATHSALELTAIVVGGAAALRLGWAILRSGRRSRMDSFRHASAESLPVMGGASLMMAGAAFLEAFWSANATIDPSVRIGVGICLWALVLAYFALAGRFRAA
- a CDS encoding DUF4129 domain-containing protein is translated as MRLEDLQVDLQPRAPRQALDLGTWILARHATKVWAAWAVAWLPIAMVAMAMCVLPYGATFAGIFLWWIRPLPERVVIAVLAHGTFGQPLTVRETLRNVRGHGLSGMARFLTWARPLGAGRCLFQPVWQLEGADADLAGRRSNSLGLDGASRSAFLWGIACSHFEFVLMFGIVALIGMFLPSEDVVNPFALIELYKEDESNALLGMIYIGAYALAIGVVAPFYAAGGFSLYLSRRSQLEAWDIELVLRRLVGRLGKLAAPLALALALVPTTLYAESCPDSLAAKIKWPIHMAPTDSQDSLVQRRVDSLFAQENHRSWTCETRWIPSEPDVPDSASTRPVFLEGFGKFMVGAAPAIKWIFITLFVGWLAWLLWTHRDLVSEIGAELEAPQAAQTSVQTTPQEVPLPRDAGAAALDCWTRGQRREALSILYRATVQILVDRHGLVLVKGSTEGLCLREIARKSGPVKEAAEPVVRAWMAAAWADRWPDDEGFRNLVSRWRTYLGSSL